ACCGGCATTGGATCAGGCACTGGTTTCGGATCAGGTACTGGTGCTGGAGATTGCCCATGTACTAGGTTGGGCACTGGTTCTGGATCAGGATCAGGTATTGCTTTTGGATCAGGCACTGAAGTAGGAACTGGATTTGGTGACGGATCAGGCATCGGTGTTGGATCAGGCACTGGTGTTGGATCAGGCACGGGCATTGGATCAGGCACTGGTTTTGGATCAGGCACTGGTTTTGGATCAGGCACTGGTTTTGGATCAGGCACTGGTGTTGGATCAGGCACGGGCATTGGATCAGGCACTGGTTTTGGATCAGGCACTGGTTTTGGATCAGGCACTGGTGTTGGATCAGGCACGGGCATTGGATCAGGCACTGGTTTTGGatcaggcactggtgttggtTCAGGCACTGGTGTTGGATCAGGCACTGGTTTTGGATCAGGCACTGGTTTTGGATCAGGCACTGGTGTTGGATCAGGCACGGGCATTGGATCAGGCACTGGTTTTGGATCAGGCACTGGTTTTGGATCAGGCACTGGTGTTGGATCAGGCACGGGCATTGGATCAGGCACTGGTTTTGGATCAGGCACTGGTGTTGGATCAGGCACGGGCATTGGATCAGGCACTGGTTTTGGATCAGGCACTGGTTTTGGATCAGGCACTGGTGTTGGATCAGGAACTGGTTTTGGATCAGGAATAGGTAATGGGTCAGGCACTGGTTTTGGATCAGGAATTGGTGATGGATCAGGTACTGGTTTTGGATCAGGCACTGGTGTTGGATCAGGAATTGGTGATGGATCAGGCACAGGTGTTGGATCAGGCACTGGTTTTGGATCAGGAATTGGTGATGGATCAGGCACCGGTATTGGATCAGGCACTGGTATTGGATCAGGCACTGGTGTTGGATTAGGCACTGGTGTTGGATCAGGCACTGGTTTTGGATTAGGCACTGGTGTTGGATCAGGCACTGGTGTTGGATCAGGCACTAGTGTTGGATCAGGCACTGATTTTGGATCAGGCACTGGTACTGGATCAGGCACTGGTGCTGGACTAGTCATCGATGCTGATTTAGGAAGTAGTATAGGGTCTGGCACTGGTTTAGTCCCATCCGTTTGTTTAGGACCACGCCCAGGTTTTGGATCAGACACTGGTAATGTATTAGGTACCGGCTTTGGATCAGGAACTGGAGATGGATCAAACACTGGCGATGTATCAGGAACTCTTGATGGATCAGGCATTGGTGATGGATCAGGCATTTTGGATGGATCAGGCATTGGTGATGGATCAGGCATTTTGGATGGATCAGGCACTAGTGAAATATCAGGAACTATTGATGGATCAGGTATTAGTGACGGATCAGGCATTGGTGATGGATCAGTCACTGGTGATGGATCAGACATTCCGGATGGATCAGGCACCAGTGAAGTATCAGGAACTATTGATGGATCAGGTATTGGTGGTGGATCAGATATTCTGGATGGATCAGTCACTGGTGACGGATCAGGCACTGAAGGTGGATCGAGCACAGGGAATGTATCACTCATTTGGGATGGATCAGGCACTGGGAATTGGTCAGGCGTTGAGAATGTATCTGACATTGAAGATGGATCAGGCACTGGTGATGGATCAGACACTGGAGGTGGATCAGATATTGAGGATGGATCAAGCACTGGGGACGGATCAGGCACTGGTGATGGATTAGGTACTGTCGATGGATCAGTCAATGGAGATGGACCAAGCACTGGTGATGGATCAGTCACTGGAGGCGGATCAGGTACTGGAGGTGGATTAGACATGAGTAATGAATTAAATTTAGTTGATGGATCACCTTTTATTGATGAACAATTTAGATCTGGTGTTTCAGATTTATTTCCAGGAGCAAACTACGGTGATGTCACAAGCATTGACGATGACACTGGCACTATTGAAAACTCAGGCGCTGGTGCTGAATCTGGCACAGGAGATGAATCAGGCACTAAGAGTGAATCAGGTACTGATGAGGGATTTTCCAGTGGTGCTGAAGCGGGCTCTGATACTGGATCAGGCACTCCTGAGGGATCTGGTGTTCTTGATGGATCACGAACGGATGGTGGATCAGAAACTACTGAAACATCAGGAACCAATACTGGATTAAGCATTGTTGATGTAACCGGCACTGGTACTGCAACAGAAACTGGCCATAGATTTGGCAGTAGTGATGAATTGGACACTCTAACTGGAGGAGACATTGGTGCAGGAATTGGCACTCCTGCTGCAATCGAAGCTCCTGTTGGAATTGGCACTCCTCCTGGAATAGAAACTCCTGTTGGAATGGTTAACCTTCCTGGAATAGAAACTCTTGCTGGAATAGACACTCCTGGAATAGAAACTCCAGCTGGAATGGGTACTCCTCCTGGAATAGAAACTCCTGCTGGAATAGGCACTGCTCCTGGAATAGAAACTCCTGTTGGAATTGGCACTCCTCCTGGAATAGAAACTCCTCCTGGAATGAGTACTCTTCCTGGAATAGAAACTCCTACTGGAATAGAAACTCCTGCTGGAATGGACACTTCTACTGGAATAGGAACTCCTGCTGTAGTGGAAATTTCTTCTGGAATGGACACTCATGCTGGAAGCGAAGCTCCTACTGGAATGGGCACTTCTGCTCGAATGGAAATTCCTGCTGGAATAGGCACTCCTGCTGAAATAGAAGCTCCTGATGGAATGGGCACTCCTGCTGGAATGGGCACTCCTACTGGAATAGAAATTCCTGCTGGAATGGGCACTCCTGCTGGAATGGAAATCCCTGTTGAAATAGGCACTCCTGCTAGAATAGGGGCTCCTGATGGAATAGGCACTCCTGCTGGAATGGAAATTCCTACTGGAATGGGTAGTCTTGCTGGAATAGAAACTCCTGCCGGAATAAGTACTCTTGCTGGAACAGAAACCCGTGCTGGAATGGGAACTCCTGTTGGAATGGAAATTCCTGCTGGAATGGACACTCCTGTTGGAATAGAAGCTTCTAATGGAATGGGCACTCCTGCTGAAATAGGCACTCCTACTGGAATGGAAATTCCTGCTGGAATAGGCACTTTTTTTGGAATAGAAACTCCTGACGGAATGGGCACTCGTACTGGAATGGAAATTCCTGCTGGAATGGGCATTCCTACTGGAATGGAAATCCCTGCAGGAGTGGGCATTCCTGTTGGAGTGGAAATACCTGTTGGAATGGAAATTCCTGCTGGAACAGAAATTCCAGGTGGAATGGGAACTCCTGCTAGAATGGAACTTCCTGCTGGAATGGGCACTCCTTCTGCAGTGGATCTTCCTGTTGGAATGGAGATTCCTGCTACAAAGGAAACGTCTGCAGGAATGGAAATTCCTGCTGGAATGAAAATGCCTTCTAGAATAGAAATTCCTGCTGGATTGGCAATTCCTGCTGGATTGGCAATTCCTGCTGGAATAGGCACTCTTGCTGGGATGGGCATTGGTGCTGgaatggacactggtgctggaatgGGCACTGGTGTTGGAATGGGCACTGGTGCTGGAATGGGGATTGATACTGGAATGGGCACTGGTGCTGGAGTGGGCACGGATGTTGGAATGGGCACTGGTGCTGGATTGGGCACTGGTGTTGGAATGGGGACTGATGCTGGAATGGGCACTGGTGCTGGAGTGGGCACTGGTGTTGGAATGGGCACTGGTGCTGGAATGGGAACTGATGCTGGAATGGGCACCGGTGTTGGATTGGGCACTGGTGTTGGAACGGGCACTGGCGCTGGAATGGGCACTGGTGTTGGAACGGGCACTGGCGCTGGAATGGGCACTGGTACTGGAATGGGTACTGGTACTGCAATGGACATTGGTGCTGGAATGGGCACTGATACTGGAATGGGCACTGATACTGGAATGGGCACTGGTGCTGGAATAGGCACGGGTGCTGGATTGGGCTCTGGTGCTGAAATAGGCACTGGTGCTGGAATGGGCACTGGTACTGGAACGGCACCTCTATCTGGAATGGGCACTGGTACTGGAATGGCACCTCTATCTGGAATGGGCACTGGTACTGGAATGGGTACTGGTGTTGGAATGGGCACTGGTGTTGGAATGGGCACTGGTATCGGAATGGACACTGGTGCCAGAATGGGCTCTGGCACCGGATTGGGCTCTGGTGCTGAAATGGGGTCTGGTGCTGGAGTGGGCACTGGTACAGGAATGGGCACCGGTGCTGGAATGGGTACTGGTGTTGGAATGGGCATTGGCGCTGGAATGGGCACTGGTGCTGGAATGGGTACTGGTGTTGGAATGGGCATTGGTACTGGAATGGGTACTGGTACTGCAATGGACATTGGTGCTGGAATGGGCACTGATACTGGAATGGGCACTGATACTGGAATGGGCACTGGTGCTGGAATAGGCACGGGTGCTGGATTGGGCTCTGGTGCTGAAATAGGCACTGGTGCTGGAATGGGCACTGGTACTGGAATGGCACCTCTATCTGGAATGGGCACTGGTACTGGAATGGCACCTCTATCTGGAATGGGCACTGGTACTGGAATGGGTACTGGTGTTGGAATGGGCACTGGTGCTGGAATGGACGCTGGTACTGGAATGGGTACTGGTGTTGGAATGGGCACTGGTGTTGGAATGGGCACTGGTATCGGAATGGGCACTGGTGCCAGAATGGGCTCTGGTACCGGATTGGGCTCTGGTGCTGAAATGGGGTCTGGTGCTGGAGTGGGCACTGGTACAGGAATGGGCACAGGTGCTGGAATGGGTACTGGTGTTGGAATGGGCATTGGCGCTGGAATGGGCACTGGTGCTGGAATGGGTACTGGTGTTGGAATGGGCATTGGTACTGGAATGGGCACTGGTGCTGGAATGGGCACGGGTACTGGAATGGGCACTGGTGCTGGAATGGGTACTGGTGTTGGAATGGGTACTGGTGTAGGAATGGGAACTGGTTTTGGAATGGGTATTGGTGGTGGAATGGGCTCAGGTCTTGGAGCAGGCACTGGTCTTGAAGCAGGCACTGGTCTTGGAGCAGGCACTGGTCCTGAAGTAGACACTGGTCTTGGAGCAGGCTCTGGTCTTGGAGCAGGCACTGGTCTTGGAGGAGGCACTGGTCTTGGATTAGACTTTGGTCATGATTTAAATCCAGAATTCCCATTAATTAATGTTCCTCGTTTCCCAGAAATTCATCCACCTAAATTTCCGGAAATAAAGGCACCTAAATTTCCCAACTTCTTTTCCTACGATCATTTTAAGGCAAAACCCCCTAAATTTCCAGAAATAAAATTTCCCGAATTTTCGGGTCATCCTCTCGCCAGGCCTACCTGGCCAGAGCCTAAATTTCACAAGGAGAGAAAACAGGATTTCAGACACGATCGTTTCCATAATAAACATTTGAAGAAAAGGTCTCATATCACTGATGATGAGCTAATCAATGGTGCGGTTTCAGAGTATGTATTCTCCGAGGACCGAGACAAGATATTTCCTGTGAAGAAGCGATCTGTGCCTTCCCAAGACCCAGCTGAGTGTGCACCCTTGTTTCCTGAAGTACAGCCGCCAGAATTTGTCGATATAGTGCCACCAGCATTTCCTGAGGTACAGCCCCCTGCATTTGCTGAAATACAGTCGCCGGAATTTCCGGAGATACAGCCACCAGCTTTTCCCGAAGTGCAGTCACCAGAATTTCCAGAAGTTCAGCAACCAGAATTTGTTGACCTTCAGCCGCCAGCATTTCCTGAAGTACAGCCTCCAGGATTTCCAGAAGTTAATCCACCTGTATTTCCAGAAATAGAACAAAAAGATTTCCCAGAAGTCAATCCACCTTCATTTCCCGAAGTTCAGTCTCCGCAATTTCCTGATCTACAACCACCTAATTTTCCTGAAGTAAATCCACCAGGTTTTCCAGCAGTAAATACTCCTGAATTCCCTGAAATAACTCCACCTAAATTTCCGGACATCAAACCATGCGTGTTGCCTGAAAAGGGAACTAATGAAGTCTCATTGCCGAAGCCATCCGCAGAACTCAAAATTCCCACCTCGATGGAAGAAGAGACTTGCGAGGAATAATTAGATCACATAAGCGCAATCCATACAAGCAAATCCTTGACAACACGACATGAAAGTGGTCAATTCTAGTTTACCATTAGAACTAATGCTGTGTGTAAGAGGTGCAGTGTTTCTAGACGCCAGCAGCGGAACAAATAATGTTTACAACAGTTGGCTAAGGTTGCCATTGCGATATATTTTGCAGCTTGCAAGTAAATAGGATTTCGAAATGAAGATTGTAAGAATAGTATCAGCAAATAACGCACGCTGAATAACGTTATCCCGGCTACAATATATTAAACCATGGTATCAGCAAATAACGCACGCTGAATAACGTTATCCCAGCTACAATATATTAAACCATGGTATCAGCAAATAACGCACGCTGAATAACGTTATCCCAGCTACAATATATTAAACCATGGTATCAGCAAATAACGCACGCTGAATAACGTTATCCCGGCTACAATATATTAAACCATGGTATCAGCAAATAACGCTCTTTGAAAATTTGTTGTTGTCACAAACTAAGAATTAATGacaataaaaataattttgatcaTTAGATTCACGAAAACCAAGTTCATCTTAATTTATTTTATAAATAATTGTAAAATATGGggaagactcgacccctgcaacctcaactaggtgagtacagtcaaGGGACAAGTCAACAAAATCAGTGTTTAAAGTCgcgtgtagataaatggttcagagagccgACTAGTTGATTaattagagacatgtgcaacacttgggtgtctttaatgAGAAAACTTCtcgacac
The sequence above is drawn from the Cherax quadricarinatus isolate ZL_2023a chromosome 26, ASM3850222v1, whole genome shotgun sequence genome and encodes:
- the LOC128691628 gene encoding fibroin heavy chain: MHVCDAALALAMLVFIAAARCTSGGQHFQVHAETITSGDSLRYRRGTVLSDYVHNRAENMPSDEKERDNRPDDYLLNKRHAAKNYYPLYKGRTSPRSSHRHKEGIKHEKHREITPGSRTGRDFASGTDVGTTTEIKFVPLRATASSKGAENKYDVPDIIKQLYVIPASEIHPEYKDMQKSIYPEMPSQDDLLKNSQPHLASTVPEYTAIESSEHPYISKPEIILIPMKKPDETPKPTQGIYSALKYPKSESPGQYTTPVLELLGIKPPSREVGPPGTGVGSETAVSSGKDFETGASVGSGNRLGSRTVLRLCPCFGSGIGDGSDTGLGSGISDGLGTGLGSGISDGLGTGLESGISDGLGTGLGSDISDGLGTSVGSGISDVLGTGLGSGISGVLGTGLRSGVSDGLGTGLGSGISDGLGTGLGSGISDGLSTGLGSGIGDGSGTGVGSGIGDGTGIGLGSGTGIGLSVGDGLGTSIGSGTGFGSGTDVGSGIGDGSGTGIGSGTGFRSGTGVGSGIGDGSGTGIGSGTGFGSGTGVASGIGDGSGTGIGSGTGVGLGTGLGEGTGLGSGFGDGSGIGFGSGTGLGSGTGVGSGTGVGSGTGVGLGTGLGSGTGLGSGFGDGSGTGFGSGTGFGSGTGVGTGTGVGTGTGVGSGTGVGSGTGVGSGTGVGSGTGFGSGIGDGSGTGVGSGTGVGSGTGFGSGIGDGSGTGFESGTGIGSGTGFGSGTGAGDCPCTRLGTGSGSGSGIAFGSGTEVGTGFGDGSGIGVGSGTGVGSGTGIGSGTGFGSGTGFGSGTGFGSGTGVGSGTGIGSGTGFGSGTGFGSGTGVGSGTGIGSGTGFGSGTGVGSGTGVGSGTGFGSGTGFGSGTGVGSGTGIGSGTGFGSGTGFGSGTGVGSGTGIGSGTGFGSGTGVGSGTGIGSGTGFGSGTGFGSGTGVGSGTGFGSGIGNGSGTGFGSGIGDGSGTGFGSGTGVGSGIGDGSGTGVGSGTGFGSGIGDGSGTGIGSGTGIGSGTGVGLGTGVGSGTGFGLGTGVGSGTGVGSGTSVGSGTDFGSGTGTGSGTGAGLVIDADLGSSIGSGTGLVPSVCLGPRPGFGSDTGNVLGTGFGSGTGDGSNTGDVSGTLDGSGIGDGSGILDGSGIGDGSGILDGSGTSEISGTIDGSGISDGSGIGDGSVTGDGSDIPDGSGTSEVSGTIDGSGIGGGSDILDGSVTGDGSGTEGGSSTGNVSLIWDGSGTGNWSGVENVSDIEDGSGTGDGSDTGGGSDIEDGSSTGDGSGTGDGLGTVDGSVNGDGPSTGDGSVTGGGSGTGGGLDMSNELNLVDGSPFIDEQFRSGVSDLFPGANYGDVTSIDDDTGTIENSGAGAESGTGDESGTKSESGTDEGFSSGAEAGSDTGSGTPEGSGVLDGSRTDGGSETTETSGTNTGLSIVDVTGTGTATETGHRFGSSDELDTLTGGDIGAGIGTPAAIEAPVGIGTPPGIETPVGMVNLPGIETLAGIDTPGIETPAGMGTPPGIETPAGIGTAPGIETPVGIGTPPGIETPPGMSTLPGIETPTGIETPAGMDTSTGIGTPAVVEISSGMDTHAGSEAPTGMGTSARMEIPAGIGTPAEIEAPDGMGTPAGMGTPTGIEIPAGMGTPAGMEIPVEIGTPARIGAPDGIGTPAGMEIPTGMGSLAGIETPAGISTLAGTETRAGMGTPVGMEIPAGMDTPVGIEASNGMGTPAEIGTPTGMEIPAGIGTFFGIETPDGMGTRTGMEIPAGMGIPTGMEIPAGVGIPVGVEIPVGMEIPAGTEIPGGMGTPARMELPAGMGTPSAVDLPVGMEIPATKETSAGMEIPAGMKMPSRIEIPAGLAIPAGLAIPAGIGTLAGMGIGAGMDTGAGMGTGVGMGTGAGMGIDTGMGTGAGVGTDVGMGTGAGLGTGVGMGTDAGMGTGAGVGTGVGMGTGAGMGTDAGMGTGVGLGTGVGTGTGAGMGTGVGTGTGAGMGTGTGMGTGTAMDIGAGMGTDTGMGTDTGMGTGAGIGTGAGLGSGAEIGTGAGMGTGTGTAPLSGMGTGTGMAPLSGMGTGTGMGTGVGMGTGVGMGTGIGMDTGARMGSGTGLGSGAEMGSGAGVGTGTGMGTGAGMGTGVGMGIGAGMGTGAGMGTGVGMGIGTGMGTGTAMDIGAGMGTDTGMGTDTGMGTGAGIGTGAGLGSGAEIGTGAGMGTGTGMAPLSGMGTGTGMAPLSGMGTGTGMGTGVGMGTGAGMDAGTGMGTGVGMGTGVGMGTGIGMGTGARMGSGTGLGSGAEMGSGAGVGTGTGMGTGAGMGTGVGMGIGAGMGTGAGMGTGVGMGIGTGMGTGAGMGTGTGMGTGAGMGTGVGMGTGVGMGTGFGMGIGGGMGSGLGAGTGLEAGTGLGAGTGPEVDTGLGAGSGLGAGTGLGGGTGLGLDFGHDLNPEFPLINVPRFPEIHPPKFPEIKAPKFPNFFSYDHFKAKPPKFPEIKFPEFSGHPLARPTWPEPKFHKERKQDFRHDRFHNKHLKKRSHITDDELINGAVSEYVFSEDRDKIFPVKKRSVPSQDPAECAPLFPEVQPPEFVDIVPPAFPEVQPPAFAEIQSPEFPEIQPPAFPEVQSPEFPEVQQPEFVDLQPPAFPEVQPPGFPEVNPPVFPEIEQKDFPEVNPPSFPEVQSPQFPDLQPPNFPEVNPPGFPAVNTPEFPEITPPKFPDIKPCVLPEKGTNEVSLPKPSAELKIPTSMEEETCEE